One part of the Phoenix dactylifera cultivar Barhee BC4 chromosome 4, palm_55x_up_171113_PBpolish2nd_filt_p, whole genome shotgun sequence genome encodes these proteins:
- the LOC103696830 gene encoding uncharacterized protein LOC103696830, translated as MAEGVGVKVRLVRCPKCDKLLPELPNFTVYRCGGCSATLQAKKRNPVTDYSSERSDGGDVKCFDNSETESCWEKKGVNPDSGSETDRESIEFGFRREEKMLLNSGANSIHGSASITENRDVSPKPNGSSLHGPPSGSGIRDRYSICCGPPRAQVTNRASNVDELVKEKLDVQYTDRYHRAQQTQVPMGEEKCRASVICGLPRDQIDGVPVAPFAGEGPSIQQMKLTHGYGNGGPAMKQNREGPDKAEHLEQDPAQLLRKLDELRDQLRRSCEVVDRPKERMPKNRREASSSYVRQGHGTWFPDGSSSLNQKSSLHPCPPNGYSTGLPNFYPGYGEPFVSQTLGRASYHCHVQYPERAICNCPCGHLDLDPVISYHHEGFYPQPACSCVLCYNKHQMLPAQAPPACINNRRVPYLVNNHGFYPADGSSVSGSRSYNPTYGNSSLYSYEPQPQQRAMFPGKTDRRHCQPKAGAAPFVVCCSCFELLLLPQKLKLTVEKCFKLRCGSCSQVISLELDGKRLVTSAPPPAMPAVMINNGSNDGFNEDFPSQGHASGHPDTSYSEDYDSSGYNIQSMVENLVSPPTSSHEMTGKKYDLNFSDPEKMQGLSTSSNRSEDVESPDSKICQRDVPSFTELPFEDEVTSDVPGLQLREHLAHPLCNEVTYDSGKGSTSRRYNQEKIVSFNGNFLQNSVKDVQAATEIDLPVDEYPNPDLSQDSWEVRRDEYQHRIGKDDDSFFAGLIKKTFKDISLFNQSVKDDRSKVSVNGHPISDHLVKKAEKLAGPVYPGEYWYDYRAGFWGVIGHPCLGIIPPFIEEFNYPMPKYCAGGNTGVIANGRELHQRDLDLLVSRGLSPNAGRSYIIEISGKVFDEASGEELDSLGRLAPTVEKMKRGFGMRVPRVIA; from the exons ATGGCGGAAGGGGTAGGAGTGAAGGTTCGATTGGTGCGTTGCCCTAAGTGCGATAAGCTTCTTCCGGAGCTCCCCAATTTTACGGTCTATAGATGCGGTGGTTGCAGTGCTACCCTGCAAG CAAAGAAACGAAATCCAGTGACAGATTATTCATCAGAAAGATCGGATGGAGGAGATGtgaaatgttttgataattcagAGACAGAGAGCTGTTGGGAGAAGAAAGGTGTTAATCCCGACTCTGGTTCTGAGACTGATCGAGAAAGCATAGAGTTTGGGtttagaagagaagaaaagatgcTCCTCAATTCAGGAGCAAATTCTATTCATGGCTCTGCGTCCATAACTGAAAACAGGGATGTTTCACCAAAACCCAACGGCTCAAGCTTACATGGTCCACCCTCAGGAAGTGGGATAAGGGACAGATACAGTATATGCTGTGGCCCCCCTAGAGCTCAGGTCACCAACCGTGCCTCCAATGTGGATGAATTGGTTAAAGAAAAGCTGGATGTTCAGTATACCGATCGGTATCACAGAGCTCAGCAGACACAAGTACCTATGGGCGAAGAGAAGTGCAGGGCTTCCGTCATTTGTGGGTTGCCGAGGGATCAGATAGATGGTGTTCCAGTTGCTCCTTTTGCCGGTGAAGGCCCATCCATCCAGCAAATGAAACTTACTCACGGATATGGTAATGGTGGCCCAGCCATGAAGCAGAACAGGGAAGGCCCCGACAAAGCTGAGCATCTCGAGCAAGATCCTGCACAGCTTCTGAGAAAGCTTGATGAATTAAGAGATCAGCTTCGTCGGTCTTGCGAGGTTGTGGACAGACCAAAAGAAAGGATGCCGAAGAACAGAAGGGAAGCCTCTTCTTCTTATGTTCGTCAAGGCCATGGTACTTGGTTTCCTGATGGCTCATCATCATTGAATCAAAAATCTAGTCTGCATCCTTGTCCACCAAATGGATACAGTACAGGGCTGCCAAACTTTTATCCTGGATATGGAGAGCCATTTGTGTCACAAACACTTGGGAGGGCTTCTTACCACTGCCATGTTCAGTACCCAGAAAGAGCAATTTGCAACTGCCCCTGTGGACATCTTGATCTAGATCCTGTAATCTCTTATCATCATGAAGGGTTTTACCCGCAACCTGCCTGCTCCTGTGTGCTCTGCTACAACAAACACCAGATGCTGCCTGCACAGGCTCCTCCTGCTTGTATCAATAATAGGAGGGTTCCTTATCTTGTAAACAATCATGGGTTTTACCCTGCGGATGGTTCATCTGTGTCTGGTTCACGAAGTTACAATCCAACATATGGCAACTCATCCTTGTATTCTTACGAGCCACAGCCACAACAAAGGGCTATGTTTCCTGGCAAGACGGATAGGCGTCATTGTCAACCCAAAGCTGGTGCTGCTCCTTTTGTAGTTTGCTGTAGTTGTTTTGAATTGCTGCTGCTACCTCAAAAACTTAAGCTTACGGTAGAGAAATGTTTTAAGTTGCGCTGTGGGTCATGCTCTCAGGTAATATCATTAGAACTTGATGGGAAAAGACTTGTTACTTCTGCCCCCCCACCAGCCATGCCTGCAGTTATGATCAATAACGGTTCTAATGATGGGTTTAATGAGGATTTTCCCTCTCAAGGCCATGCCAGTGGACATCCTGATACTTCTTACTCTGAAGATTATGATAGCTCAGGCTATAACATCCAGTCTATGGTTGAGAATCTAGTTTCTCCTCCTACATCAAGTCATGAAATGACTGGAAAAAAATATGACCTAAACTTTAGTGATCCAGAGAAAATGCAGGGGCTCTCCACATCTTCCAATAGGTCCGAGGATGTGGAGAGTCCAGACAGTAAGATTTGTCAGAGAGATGTGCCCAGCTTTACAGAACTTCCCTTTGAGGATGAAGTGACTTCAGATGTTCCAGGTCTACAACTTCGTGAGCATTTGGCGCACCCATTATGTAATGAGGTAACGTATGACTCTGGAAAGGGAAGCACCAGTAGACGCTATAATCAAGAGAAGATTGTATCTTTTAATGGAAATTTTTTGCAAAACTCTGTAAAAGATGTACAAGCAGCAACTGAGATTGATTTGCCAGTTGATGAGTACCCAAATCCTGATTTATCTCAAGATTCTTGGGAAGTAAGAAGAGATGAATATCAGCATAGGATCGGCAAGGATGATGATTCATTCTTTGCTGGCCTTATAAAGAAGACCTTCAAAGATATCTCTCTATTTAATCAGTCAGTGAAGGATGATAGATCAAAAGTTTCAGTTAATGGCCATCCTATTTCTGATCATTTGGTTAAGAAGGCTGAAAAGCTAGCTGGACCAGTGTATCCTGGAGAATATTG GTATGATTACCGTGCTGGATTTTGGGGTGTCATCGGACATCCATGCCTTGGCATAATTCCT CCATTCATTGAAGAATTCAATTATCCTATGCCTAAATATTGTGCTGGTGGGAATACTGGAGTTATTGCAAATGGGAGAGAGCTTCATCAGAGGGACTTGGATTTGCTGGTTAGTAGAGGACTTTCGCCTAATGCTGGTCGGTCTTATATTATTGAGATTTCAGGAAAGGTTTTTGATGAAGCCTCGGGTGAGGAGCTTGATAGTCTTGGCAGGCTTGCTCCAAC